The Deltaproteobacteria bacterium region ATAGCTCGGGTTTACCCCTACCGTTAATAACATCAGCGGTAATGTGGCAACGACGAATACCATCAAGAAATGGTGCCTCATACATAATATCAAGCATTGCATTTTCTAGAATACTGCGTAAACCACGAGCTCCAGCATTAGTTTTAATGGCTTGACTAGCAATGCATTTTATCGCTTCGGAAGAGAAAGTGAGTTCAACTCGTTCAAGAGCAAAGAGTTTTTGATATTGTCTTACCAAAGCATTTTTCGGCTCAGTGAGGATGCTTTCAAGATCTCGTTGGCTAAGGTCGTCCATAGTGGCTAATACGGGCAGACGGCCGACAAATTCAGGTATTAGACCAAATTTAGTAAGATCTTGCGGTTCGAGATCACGCAATAATTCACCAACACAACGATCCTCTGATTTATGAATTTCTGCACCAAAGCCAAGTCCTTGACGACCAACTCGGCGCTGTACGAGTTGCTCAATACCAGTAAAACTACCACCACAAATAAATAGTACGTTGGTAGTATCTACTTGGCTAATTTCTGATTGACCATATTTCTTGGCACCTTTAGCAGGTACATTAGCTTTTGAACCTTCAATAATTTTTAGCAAAGCTTGTTGTACGCCTTCACCTGATACGTCTCTTGTTGTGGCAGGTGAATCGCCACCTTTACGAGCAATTTTATCAATTTCATCAATATAAATAATGCCACGTTGACAACGTTCAATGTCATTGTCAGCAGCAATTAAAAGATTGGCAACAATGTTTTCAACGTCTTCGCCGACATATCCAGCTTCAGTAAGAGTAGTGGCGTCAGCAATAGCAAATGGTACATCAAGCATGCGCGCCAATGTTTGAGCAAGCAAGGTTTTGCCAGTACCAGTTGGTCCAGCCAGTAAAACATTTGATTTATATAGCTCTACATTATGATGATCGTTATCATGATCTACAGATTTAGTTTCAACCGAAAGAGAATTTGAATCATTAGGATTGAGGCTATTGATACGCTTGTAGTGATTATAAACTGCGACAGCCAATATTTTTTTAGCTCGAGTTTGCCCAATAACATATTGATCAAGAAATGCGACAATTTCTTGAGGAGTGAATAGTTTTTTCGGCTTGTGTTCGGCTTGTTCGCGTTCAGCCTCTTCGTCAATTATATCAGTACATAGACGAATACATTCATCACAAATATAGACAGTTGGTCCAGCAATGAGTTTACGTACTTCTCGCTGACTTTTGCCGCAAAATGAGCAGGTTAACTGCCCACCTTGAAATTCTTTGCGTGCCAACGACTCCTCCTA contains the following coding sequences:
- the clpX gene encoding ATP-dependent Clp protease ATP-binding subunit ClpX, giving the protein MARKEFQGGQLTCSFCGKSQREVRKLIAGPTVYICDECIRLCTDIIDEEAEREQAEHKPKKLFTPQEIVAFLDQYVIGQTRAKKILAVAVYNHYKRINSLNPNDSNSLSVETKSVDHDNDHHNVELYKSNVLLAGPTGTGKTLLAQTLARMLDVPFAIADATTLTEAGYVGEDVENIVANLLIAADNDIERCQRGIIYIDEIDKIARKGGDSPATTRDVSGEGVQQALLKIIEGSKANVPAKGAKKYGQSEISQVDTTNVLFICGGSFTGIEQLVQRRVGRQGLGFGAEIHKSEDRCVGELLRDLEPQDLTKFGLIPEFVGRLPVLATMDDLSQRDLESILTEPKNALVRQYQKLFALERVELTFSSEAIKCIASQAIKTNAGARGLRSILENAMLDIMYEAPFLDGIRRCHITADVINGRGKPELFFENKKSEVKSA